In a genomic window of Streptomyces noursei ATCC 11455:
- a CDS encoding TetR/AcrR family transcriptional regulator, whose translation MTTAHQAPGETRPGGRTARTRRAVLDAVFEELGEDGFATLTMERVAQRSGVHLATLYRRWRSVDKIVCELLTDMSSGVPLPDTGTLPGDLRALAHGIARFYGAARARGLIEAVVAAAARDPQAATALRDFFDERLVLAGAMVVRAVERGELPEDTDPKAVMAALGAPFYYQILIARRPVEPALAESAALAVWAAARAGAYGTGGGGRSGGAEDAGALGRAD comes from the coding sequence GTGACGACCGCGCACCAGGCCCCGGGCGAGACCCGCCCCGGAGGACGTACGGCACGCACCCGCCGAGCCGTACTGGACGCCGTCTTCGAGGAGTTGGGCGAGGACGGCTTCGCCACGCTGACCATGGAGCGGGTCGCCCAGCGCTCCGGGGTGCACCTCGCGACGCTCTACCGCCGCTGGCGCAGCGTCGACAAGATCGTCTGCGAGCTGCTGACCGACATGAGCAGTGGGGTGCCGCTGCCGGACACCGGCACCCTCCCCGGCGACCTGCGGGCGCTGGCCCACGGCATAGCGCGGTTCTACGGGGCCGCCCGGGCCCGCGGCCTGATCGAGGCGGTGGTCGCCGCCGCGGCCCGCGACCCCCAGGCCGCGACCGCGCTGCGGGACTTCTTCGACGAGCGGCTGGTCCTCGCCGGGGCGATGGTGGTGCGCGCCGTCGAGCGCGGCGAACTGCCCGAGGACACCGACCCCAAGGCCGTGATGGCGGCGCTCGGCGCGCCCTTCTACTACCAGATCCTGATCGCCCGTCGCCCCGTGGAGCCCGCGCTCGCCGAGTCGGCCGCCCTCGCCGTCTGGGCCGCGGCCCGCGCCGGTGCGTACGGCACCGGGGGTGGCGGGCGGAGCGGCGGCGCGGAAGACGCCGGCGCGCTGGGGCGGGCGGACTGA
- a CDS encoding ATP-binding protein: MSIWWSLHLRREAASVPLARRLLLGAMETAGVDPDICYDLSVALSEACANAVEHGGDATDDYRVTAYIDGDTCRIEVTDSGPGFRRPAPPHTAADRALPPVSVPAPAQAPGDAEDGRGLFLIEALTDHVQYRNRTGRAGAVVSFDKILKWREGAALPLAS; the protein is encoded by the coding sequence ATGAGCATCTGGTGGTCCCTCCATCTGCGGCGTGAGGCCGCGAGTGTGCCGCTCGCCCGGCGCCTGCTGCTGGGGGCGATGGAGACCGCCGGCGTCGACCCGGACATCTGCTACGACCTCTCGGTCGCCCTCTCCGAAGCCTGTGCCAACGCCGTCGAGCACGGCGGCGACGCCACCGACGACTACCGCGTCACCGCCTACATCGACGGCGACACCTGTCGCATCGAGGTCACCGACTCCGGCCCCGGCTTCCGCCGCCCCGCCCCGCCGCATACCGCCGCGGACCGCGCGCTGCCGCCGGTCTCCGTCCCCGCCCCCGCGCAGGCCCCCGGCGACGCCGAGGACGGCCGGGGGCTTTTTCTGATCGAGGCGCTCACCGACCACGTCCAGTACCGCAACCGCACCGGCCGGGCCGGCGCGGTGGTCAGCTTCGACAAGATCCTCAAGTGGCGCGAGGGGGCGGCGCTGCCGCTGGCGTCGTAG
- a CDS encoding SDR family oxidoreductase gives MTGPATGGGSGRGRTALVTGASSGIGAAVAAALVARGHRVLGTSRDPSAVAAPLPGVEYLPLDLADDAGIEACAAAAGPVDVLVNNAGESQNGPFEELPMAAVRRLFQLNVFGAVRLTQLVLPGMRERGHGRVVMIGSMLASFPLAYRSSYVASKAALKGFADAARREFAPHGVALSTVEPGSIATGISARRTHYVADGSPFADEYRTMLAALDANEARGIPPEKVAATVLKAVEAARPRPHYAVGSNAPAVFLLRRLLPDAAVERMVARRHGLR, from the coding sequence GTGACCGGCCCGGCGACCGGCGGCGGCAGCGGGCGCGGGCGCACCGCGCTGGTGACCGGCGCCTCCTCCGGCATCGGCGCCGCGGTGGCCGCGGCGCTCGTCGCCCGCGGCCACCGCGTCCTGGGGACCAGCCGTGACCCCTCGGCGGTCGCCGCGCCGCTGCCCGGCGTCGAGTACCTCCCGCTCGACCTGGCGGACGACGCGGGCATCGAGGCGTGCGCCGCCGCCGCGGGCCCGGTCGACGTGCTGGTCAACAACGCCGGCGAGAGCCAGAACGGCCCCTTCGAAGAGCTCCCGATGGCCGCGGTCCGCCGGCTCTTCCAGTTGAACGTCTTCGGCGCCGTGCGGCTCACCCAGCTCGTCCTGCCCGGGATGCGGGAGCGCGGCCACGGCCGGGTGGTGATGATCGGCTCCATGCTGGCCAGCTTCCCGCTCGCCTACCGCTCCTCCTATGTGGCCTCCAAGGCCGCGCTCAAGGGCTTCGCGGACGCCGCCCGGCGGGAGTTCGCGCCCCACGGCGTGGCGCTCAGCACCGTCGAGCCGGGCTCGATCGCCACCGGCATCAGCGCCCGGCGCACCCACTACGTGGCCGACGGCTCGCCGTTCGCGGACGAGTACCGGACGATGCTGGCCGCCCTCGACGCCAACGAGGCGCGCGGCATCCCGCCGGAGAAGGTCGCCGCCACCGTCCTGAAGGCGGTCGAGGCGGCCCGGCCCCGGCCGCACTACGCGGTCGGCAGCAACGCCCCCGCGGTCTTCCTGCTGCGGCGGCTGCTGCCCGACGCGGCGGTGGAGCGGATGGTGGCCCGCAGGCACGGGCTGCGCTGA
- a CDS encoding SPFH domain-containing protein, which translates to MTWTSEWTYSVIATAGSGPAGRPERTGGPVVGFMDRVRGEFIDIIEWTDDSRDTIVWRFPRYENEIKMGAKLIVRESQVAVFVNQGRIADVFAPGMHELQTGNLPILSTLQGWKYGFHSPFKAEVYFVTTRQFTDLKWGTQNPVTVRDPEFGMVRLRAFGGYAARVSDPARLITELAGTDPQFRTEEVEEYLRQLIVGRLGTLLASSGIPMLDLAARQAELGDRLAKGLTDELAASHGIAIPKFIIENISLPPEVEQAIDARSRMGILGNVDNYARLQAADAIRDAANNPGGAGEGMGLGLGMAVGQQMAQAFTPQQNQQQAPAAPAPGGAAVPPPLPGQQQYQWYVAVDGQQQGPYDHATFTGHIGSGAIRPGMLAWREGMGAWQPVENVPELAQHFRATPPPLPPQA; encoded by the coding sequence ATGACGTGGACATCTGAGTGGACGTACTCCGTCATCGCCACCGCCGGCAGCGGCCCGGCCGGGCGTCCGGAGCGAACAGGGGGACCTGTCGTGGGCTTCATGGACCGCGTACGCGGCGAATTCATCGACATCATCGAGTGGACCGACGACAGTCGGGACACGATCGTCTGGCGCTTCCCGCGCTACGAGAACGAGATCAAGATGGGCGCCAAGCTCATCGTGCGCGAGTCGCAGGTCGCCGTCTTCGTCAACCAGGGCCGGATCGCGGACGTCTTCGCGCCGGGCATGCACGAGCTGCAGACGGGGAACCTGCCGATCCTGTCCACGCTCCAGGGCTGGAAGTACGGCTTCCACTCGCCGTTCAAGGCGGAGGTCTACTTCGTCACCACCCGGCAGTTCACGGACCTGAAGTGGGGCACGCAGAACCCGGTCACGGTGCGGGACCCGGAGTTCGGCATGGTGCGGCTGCGGGCGTTCGGCGGCTACGCGGCGCGGGTGTCCGACCCCGCCAGGCTGATCACCGAACTCGCCGGCACCGACCCGCAGTTCCGCACCGAAGAGGTCGAGGAGTACCTGCGGCAGCTGATCGTGGGACGGCTCGGCACGCTGCTGGCCAGCTCGGGCATCCCCATGCTCGACCTCGCCGCGCGCCAGGCCGAGCTCGGCGACCGGCTGGCCAAGGGGCTGACCGACGAGCTGGCGGCGTCGCACGGCATCGCGATCCCGAAGTTCATCATCGAGAACATCTCGCTGCCGCCCGAGGTCGAGCAGGCCATCGACGCCCGCAGCCGCATGGGCATCCTCGGCAACGTCGACAACTACGCCCGCCTCCAGGCGGCGGACGCGATCCGGGACGCGGCGAACAACCCCGGCGGCGCCGGCGAGGGCATGGGTCTGGGGCTCGGCATGGCCGTCGGCCAGCAGATGGCGCAGGCGTTCACGCCCCAGCAGAACCAGCAGCAGGCGCCCGCCGCGCCGGCCCCCGGCGGCGCGGCCGTTCCGCCGCCGCTGCCCGGCCAGCAGCAGTACCAGTGGTACGTGGCCGTGGACGGGCAGCAGCAGGGCCCCTACGACCACGCGACGTTCACCGGGCACATCGGTTCGGGTGCGATCCGGCCCGGCATGCTCGCCTGGCGGGAGGGCATGGGGGCATGGCAGCCGGTGGAGAACGTGCCGGAGCTCGCCCAGCACTTCCGCGCCACCCCGCCGCCGCTGCCGCCGCAGGCGTGA
- a CDS encoding copper chaperone PCu(A)C, with the protein MNRRTTPLAPVSRRIAVGAALALTAGLALTGCGGADGKPQLSVSGAYMPQPITAQMAGAYFVVKNTGSTADKLTSVTSDLSKDITIHKTTGNKMEQVDSLPVPANGELTLSAGGNHVMFMGLTHKPTAGQKVTVELHFATADPVKVEVPVKPADYRPGK; encoded by the coding sequence GTGAACCGCCGCACCACCCCCCTCGCCCCCGTCAGCCGCCGAATAGCCGTCGGCGCCGCGCTCGCCCTCACCGCCGGCCTCGCCCTCACGGGCTGCGGCGGCGCGGACGGCAAGCCCCAGCTCTCGGTCAGCGGCGCCTACATGCCGCAGCCGATCACGGCGCAGATGGCCGGCGCCTACTTCGTGGTCAAGAACACCGGCTCCACGGCCGACAAGCTGACCTCGGTCACCAGCGACCTGTCCAAGGACATCACCATCCACAAGACCACCGGCAACAAGATGGAGCAGGTCGACTCCCTGCCGGTGCCCGCCAACGGGGAGCTCACGCTCAGCGCCGGCGGCAACCACGTGATGTTCATGGGCCTGACCCACAAGCCCACCGCGGGCCAGAAGGTCACCGTCGAACTGCACTTCGCCACCGCCGACCCGGTCAAGGTCGAGGTCCCGGTGAAGCCCGCCGACTACCGGCCGGGGAAGTGA
- a CDS encoding PP2C family protein-serine/threonine phosphatase, whose translation MSAPHLPKVAGIEPALPAPAHTTDPRATPASAESASETTADDPSGAADLSTVDRIAAVQDRLAGWISDLSTLHDLTEQLARTRTLEDALRELLRAGAFLVGARRGLVVLAPQDGLGPETTVGLGLGHAEIGHIETVPRRALSYARILDGLPEPGAGDDAEARTEIAEPDIPGEKDLDPRLREVAARLGYAASYAVPLTAGPVGRLGAAVWLYDEPAEPGDRRRHLVGLYRAHAAEHLARLLELHRSRQAARTLREELLPSRLPRIPGVRLAVRHAAGPRGGGDWYDALPLPDGALGLAVGSVTGAGPSAVAAMGRLRASLRAYAVMEGEDPVAVLSDLELLMRLTEPARSATALFAFTERPSGESGGPGGAGGAPMPAGIGGPAPRKMMLAGAGHCPPLVLGDLRAEFVETSLSAPLGMLACWEAPSVEIEPACGETVLLYSDGLLHRTGEPMDRAFARLHSAAAGVPRASRHDPEAVVDHIVRAMLPQGLDDPASEEDVVLLAAYFEE comes from the coding sequence ATGAGCGCCCCGCACCTCCCGAAAGTGGCTGGAATCGAACCAGCGCTTCCCGCTCCCGCGCACACTACCGACCCGCGCGCGACACCCGCTTCCGCCGAATCCGCCTCCGAAACCACCGCTGACGACCCGTCCGGCGCCGCCGACCTCTCCACCGTGGACCGGATCGCCGCCGTCCAGGACCGGCTGGCCGGCTGGATCTCCGACCTCAGCACCCTGCACGACCTCACCGAACAGCTCGCCCGCACCCGCACCTTGGAGGACGCGCTCCGCGAACTGCTGCGGGCCGGCGCCTTCCTCGTCGGCGCCCGCCGCGGGCTGGTCGTCCTGGCGCCCCAGGACGGACTCGGCCCGGAGACCACCGTCGGCCTGGGCCTGGGCCACGCCGAGATCGGCCACATCGAGACCGTGCCGCGCCGCGCCCTGTCGTACGCACGGATACTGGACGGCCTCCCCGAGCCCGGCGCGGGCGACGACGCCGAGGCCCGTACCGAGATCGCCGAGCCGGACATCCCCGGGGAGAAGGACCTCGACCCCCGCCTGCGCGAGGTCGCCGCCCGCCTCGGCTACGCCGCCAGTTACGCCGTACCGCTCACCGCCGGCCCGGTCGGCCGGCTCGGCGCCGCGGTCTGGCTCTACGACGAACCGGCCGAGCCCGGCGACCGCCGGCGCCACCTCGTCGGCCTCTACCGTGCGCACGCCGCCGAGCACCTCGCACGACTCCTCGAACTCCACCGCAGCCGGCAGGCCGCCCGCACCCTCCGCGAAGAACTGCTGCCCAGCCGGCTGCCGCGGATCCCCGGCGTCCGGCTCGCGGTGCGGCACGCCGCCGGGCCGCGCGGCGGCGGCGACTGGTACGACGCGCTGCCACTGCCGGACGGCGCGCTGGGCCTGGCCGTGGGCTCGGTCACCGGGGCCGGGCCGAGCGCGGTGGCCGCCATGGGACGGCTGCGGGCCTCGCTGCGCGCGTACGCCGTCATGGAGGGCGAGGACCCGGTCGCGGTCCTCTCCGACCTCGAACTGCTGATGCGGCTGACCGAGCCGGCCCGCAGCGCCACCGCGCTGTTCGCCTTCACCGAGCGGCCGTCGGGCGAGTCCGGCGGGCCCGGCGGGGCCGGCGGGGCCCCGATGCCGGCCGGGATCGGGGGGCCGGCGCCGCGCAAGATGATGCTGGCCGGCGCCGGCCACTGTCCGCCGCTGGTCCTCGGCGATCTGCGGGCGGAGTTCGTGGAGACCTCGCTCTCCGCGCCGCTGGGCATGCTGGCCTGCTGGGAGGCGCCCAGCGTGGAGATCGAACCGGCCTGCGGCGAGACCGTGCTCCTCTACAGCGACGGGCTGCTGCACCGCACCGGCGAGCCGATGGACCGGGCCTTCGCCCGTCTGCACTCCGCGGCGGCCGGCGTCCCCCGGGCCAGTCGGCACGACCCGGAGGCGGTGGTGGACCACATCGTGCGGGCCATGCTGCCGCAGGGCCTGGACGACCCCGCCTCCGAGGAGGACGTGGTCCTGCTCGCGGCGTACTTCGAGGAGTAG
- a CDS encoding YcnI family copper-binding membrane protein has translation MTNKSGMSEISGGASSSAVSVAPSSGAARRLVRRLPVVGGIAAGSVLLLAGPAFAHVTVQPGTAPKGGYATVNIKVPNERDNASTVKVEVSLPTDHPLASVMPQPVPGWKVDVTKSKLAKPLEMEGEKINEAPSKITWTADGKGIEPGQFQQFPLSVGQLPSDTDQLVFKALQTYDDKEVVRWIEPAKEGGPEPESPAPVLKLVSADAQGTGQGPADGKNGKNGAKDGSTDTAAATSDTTARVLAVGGIVVGIVGVAVGVLAGRRRNA, from the coding sequence ATGACCAATAAGTCCGGTATGTCAGAGATTTCGGGCGGAGCGTCATCCTCCGCCGTGTCCGTCGCGCCGTCGTCGGGCGCGGCCCGTCGGCTGGTCCGCCGGCTCCCCGTCGTCGGCGGGATCGCCGCCGGCAGCGTGCTGCTGCTGGCCGGCCCGGCCTTCGCGCACGTCACCGTGCAGCCGGGCACCGCCCCCAAGGGCGGCTACGCCACCGTCAACATCAAGGTGCCCAACGAGCGCGACAACGCCTCGACCGTGAAGGTCGAGGTCTCCCTGCCGACCGACCACCCGCTGGCGTCCGTCATGCCGCAGCCGGTGCCCGGTTGGAAGGTGGACGTCACCAAGTCCAAGCTCGCCAAGCCCCTGGAGATGGAGGGCGAGAAGATCAACGAGGCGCCCTCGAAGATCACCTGGACCGCGGACGGCAAGGGCATCGAGCCCGGCCAGTTCCAGCAGTTCCCGCTCTCCGTGGGCCAGCTGCCCAGCGACACCGACCAGCTGGTCTTCAAGGCCCTCCAGACGTACGACGACAAGGAAGTCGTGCGCTGGATCGAGCCGGCCAAGGAGGGCGGCCCGGAGCCGGAGAGCCCGGCCCCGGTGCTCAAGCTCGTCTCGGCCGACGCCCAGGGCACCGGCCAGGGCCCGGCCGACGGCAAGAACGGCAAGAACGGCGCCAAGGACGGCAGCACGGACACCGCGGCGGCCACCAGCGACACCACCGCGCGGGTGCTGGCCGTCGGCGGGATCGTCGTCGGCATCGTCGGCGTCGCCGTCGGCGTGCTCGCCGGCCGGCGCCGCAACGCCTGA
- a CDS encoding aminopeptidase P family protein has protein sequence MTDELTPETPDEEEQPIKQRKNGLYPGVSDELAENMKSGWADTELHDLEPIEQAPHAARRRAALSARFPGERLVVPAGLLKTRSNDTEYSFRAATEYVYLTGDQTDGSVLVLEPRDTPADGHDATLYRLPRSNRENGEFWLNGMGELWVGRRNSLDESAALLGVPCKDVRELSELLKEATGPVRVVRGHDATIEQALHDKVTAERDEELRVYLSEARLVKDDFEVAELQKAVDSTARGFEDVVKVLDKAEATSERYIEGTFFLRARVEGNDVGYGSICAAGPHATTLHWVRNDGAVRSGDLLLLDAGVETTTLYTADVTRTLPINGRYTDFQRKIYDAVYEAQEAGIAAVKPGAAFRDFHDAAQRVLAAKLVEWGLVEGPVERVLELGLQRRWTLHGTGHMLGLDVHDCAAARTDSYVNGTLEPGMVLTVEPGLYFQADDLTVPEEYRGIGVRIEDDILVTESGNRNLSAALPRRSDEVEAWMAGLLGK, from the coding sequence GTGACCGACGAGCTGACTCCGGAGACCCCGGACGAGGAAGAGCAGCCGATCAAGCAGCGCAAGAACGGCCTGTACCCGGGCGTTTCGGATGAGCTCGCCGAGAACATGAAGAGCGGCTGGGCCGACACCGAGCTGCACGACCTGGAGCCGATCGAGCAGGCGCCGCACGCCGCCCGTCGCCGCGCCGCGCTCTCCGCGCGCTTCCCCGGCGAGCGCCTGGTGGTCCCCGCGGGCCTGCTGAAGACCCGCTCCAACGACACCGAGTACTCCTTCCGGGCCGCGACCGAGTACGTCTACCTCACCGGTGACCAGACCGACGGCAGCGTGCTCGTCCTGGAGCCCCGCGACACCCCGGCCGACGGCCACGACGCCACGCTCTACCGCCTGCCCCGCTCCAACCGCGAGAACGGCGAGTTCTGGCTGAACGGGATGGGCGAGCTGTGGGTCGGCCGCCGCAACAGCCTCGACGAGTCCGCGGCGCTGCTCGGCGTCCCCTGCAAGGACGTCCGCGAGCTGTCCGAGCTGCTCAAGGAGGCCACCGGCCCGGTCCGGGTCGTCCGCGGCCACGACGCGACCATCGAGCAGGCGCTGCACGACAAGGTCACCGCGGAGCGGGACGAAGAGCTGCGGGTGTACCTCTCCGAGGCCCGCCTGGTGAAGGACGACTTCGAGGTCGCCGAGCTGCAGAAGGCCGTCGACTCGACGGCGCGCGGCTTCGAGGACGTGGTCAAGGTCCTGGACAAGGCCGAGGCGACCAGCGAGCGCTACATCGAGGGCACCTTCTTCCTGCGCGCCCGGGTCGAGGGCAACGACGTCGGCTACGGCTCCATCTGCGCCGCCGGCCCGCACGCCACCACCCTGCACTGGGTCCGCAACGACGGCGCGGTCCGCTCCGGCGACCTGCTGCTGCTGGACGCGGGCGTGGAGACCACCACGCTCTACACCGCCGACGTCACCCGCACCCTGCCGATCAACGGCCGCTACACCGACTTCCAGCGCAAGATCTACGACGCGGTGTACGAGGCCCAGGAGGCCGGCATCGCGGCGGTGAAGCCGGGCGCCGCGTTCCGTGACTTCCACGACGCCGCCCAGCGGGTGCTCGCCGCGAAGCTGGTGGAGTGGGGCCTGGTCGAGGGACCGGTGGAGCGCGTCCTGGAGCTGGGGCTGCAGCGCCGCTGGACCCTGCACGGCACCGGCCACATGCTCGGCCTGGACGTCCACGACTGCGCCGCGGCGCGCACCGACAGCTACGTCAACGGCACCCTGGAGCCCGGCATGGTGCTGACCGTCGAGCCCGGCCTGTACTTCCAGGCGGACGACCTGACGGTGCCCGAGGAGTACCGCGGCATCGGTGTCCGGATCGAGGACGACATCCTGGTGACGGAGAGCGGCAACCGCAATCTGTCGGCGGCGCTGCCGCGCCGGTCGGACGAGGTCGAGGCATGGATGGCGGGGCTGCTCGGCAAGTAG
- a CDS encoding FAD-binding dehydrogenase — protein MSDDADVIVVGAGLAGLVATYELTRAGRRVLVVDQESEANLGGQAFWSLGGLFLVDSPEQRRAGIKDSPELALSDWLDSAGFDRDREDHWPRQWAQAYVHFAAGEKRRYLYDLGLRLTPTVGWAERGAGLATGHGNSVPRFHLTWGTGPEVVRVFAEPVRAAAERGLVVFRHRHRVDELIVEDGAAVGVRGTTLVPSDLPRGVASAREAAGEFAFRAQAVVVTSGGIGGNQELVRGNWPVDRLGPAPKSMITGVPAYVDGRMLQITERAGGSLVNRDRMWHYTEGIKNWDPIWPDHAIRIIPGPSSLWLDATGRRLPAPLFPGHDTLATLRHIVHTGHDHTWFLLTRSIVEKEFALSGSEQNPDITGKDLKLALARVKKGAPGPVQAFLDRGEDFVVRRTLRELVAGMNALEPSTPLDYATVEREVVARDRAVAHPYSKDLQLMAVRNARAYWPDKLTRVAKPHRLLDPAHGPLIAVRLHLLTRKTLGGLETTLDSQVVRPDGTPFDGLYAAGEVAGFGGGGVHGYNALEGTFLGGCIFSGRAAGRALARSLA, from the coding sequence ATGAGCGACGACGCCGACGTCATCGTCGTAGGAGCCGGGCTGGCCGGGCTGGTCGCCACCTACGAACTCACCCGTGCGGGGCGCCGGGTGCTCGTCGTCGACCAGGAGAGCGAGGCCAACCTCGGCGGCCAGGCGTTCTGGTCGCTGGGCGGGCTGTTCCTGGTCGACAGCCCCGAGCAGCGGCGGGCCGGCATCAAGGACTCGCCCGAACTCGCGCTGTCCGACTGGCTGGATTCGGCCGGCTTCGACCGGGACCGCGAGGACCACTGGCCCCGGCAGTGGGCGCAGGCGTACGTGCACTTCGCCGCCGGCGAGAAGCGTCGCTACCTGTACGACCTCGGGCTGCGGCTGACCCCCACCGTCGGCTGGGCCGAGCGCGGCGCCGGCCTGGCGACCGGGCACGGCAACTCCGTCCCCCGCTTCCACCTCACCTGGGGCACCGGCCCGGAGGTCGTCCGGGTCTTCGCCGAGCCGGTGCGGGCCGCGGCCGAGCGCGGGCTGGTGGTCTTCCGGCACCGGCACCGGGTCGACGAACTGATCGTGGAGGACGGCGCGGCGGTCGGGGTGCGCGGCACCACGCTGGTGCCCTCGGACCTTCCGCGCGGGGTGGCCTCGGCGCGCGAGGCGGCGGGCGAGTTCGCGTTCCGGGCGCAGGCGGTGGTGGTGACCTCCGGCGGCATCGGCGGCAATCAGGAACTGGTCCGCGGGAACTGGCCGGTGGACCGGCTCGGCCCGGCCCCCAAGTCGATGATCACCGGCGTGCCCGCCTACGTGGACGGGCGGATGCTCCAGATCACCGAACGGGCCGGCGGCTCGCTGGTCAACCGCGACCGGATGTGGCACTACACCGAGGGCATCAAGAACTGGGACCCGATCTGGCCCGACCACGCGATCCGGATCATCCCCGGCCCGTCGTCGCTGTGGCTGGACGCCACCGGCCGGCGGCTGCCCGCGCCGCTCTTCCCCGGCCACGACACCCTGGCCACCCTGCGCCACATCGTGCACACCGGACACGACCACACCTGGTTCCTCCTGACCCGTTCCATCGTGGAGAAGGAGTTCGCGCTCTCCGGCTCGGAGCAGAACCCGGACATCACCGGCAAGGACCTCAAGCTCGCGCTGGCACGGGTGAAGAAGGGCGCGCCCGGCCCGGTCCAGGCGTTCCTGGACCGCGGGGAGGACTTCGTCGTCCGGCGCACGCTGCGCGAACTGGTCGCCGGAATGAACGCGCTGGAGCCGTCGACCCCCCTCGACTACGCGACGGTCGAACGGGAAGTGGTGGCCCGCGACCGGGCGGTGGCCCACCCCTACTCCAAGGACCTCCAGCTGATGGCGGTGCGCAACGCCCGCGCGTACTGGCCGGACAAGCTGACCCGGGTCGCCAAGCCGCACCGGCTGCTCGACCCGGCGCACGGCCCGCTGATCGCGGTCCGGCTGCACCTGCTGACCCGTAAGACGCTGGGCGGCCTGGAGACCACCTTGGACTCGCAGGTGGTCCGGCCGGACGGCACGCCCTTCGACGGGCTGTACGCGGCCGGGGAGGTCGCCGGCTTCGGCGGTGGCGGGGTGCACGGCTACAACGCCCTGGAGGGCACCTTCCTGGGCGGCTGCATCTTCTCCGGCCGCGCGGCCGGGCGGGCGCTGGCCCGGAGCCTGGCGTGA
- a CDS encoding bifunctional DNA primase/polymerase, which yields MREILGRRRKPLFRRSGRSALLGAALHCATEWQWPVLPGVGLRPAGRQPAGGRLGLGERAPRRCNCPDADCVVPGAHPFDPGLLAATTDARMVRWWWTNRPDAPIVLATGGRAPCAVSLPAVAGARALAALDHFGVRTGPVVATPTRWSLLVSPYGLPELGELLSSQDWVPSSLRFHGEGGYLVLPPSPTGAGKVRWERPPATSRAAPWLPKVATIVDALVTASTSTPDGGSRLAY from the coding sequence ATGCGCGAGATCCTCGGAAGGCGACGCAAGCCCCTGTTCCGGCGCAGCGGGAGGTCGGCGCTGCTCGGTGCGGCGCTCCATTGCGCCACCGAGTGGCAGTGGCCCGTCCTCCCGGGCGTCGGACTGCGGCCAGCCGGCCGACAGCCGGCCGGCGGTCGGCTCGGCCTCGGCGAGCGGGCGCCCCGCCGCTGCAACTGCCCCGACGCCGACTGCGTGGTGCCGGGTGCCCACCCCTTCGACCCCGGACTGCTGGCGGCGACCACCGACGCCCGTATGGTCCGCTGGTGGTGGACCAACCGTCCGGACGCGCCGATCGTCCTGGCGACCGGTGGCCGGGCGCCGTGCGCGGTGAGCCTGCCGGCCGTCGCGGGCGCCCGCGCGCTGGCCGCGCTGGACCACTTCGGCGTCCGCACCGGCCCCGTGGTGGCCACCCCGACCCGCTGGTCGCTGCTCGTATCGCCGTACGGGCTGCCGGAGTTGGGCGAGCTGCTCAGCTCCCAGGACTGGGTGCCCAGCTCGCTGCGGTTCCACGGCGAGGGCGGCTACCTCGTCCTGCCGCCGTCCCCGACCGGCGCCGGCAAGGTCCGTTGGGAGCGCCCGCCGGCGACCAGTCGGGCCGCGCCCTGGCTGCCGAAGGTGGCCACGATCGTCGACGCGCTGGTGACGGCGAGCACCAGCACCCCCGACGGCGGCAGCCGGCTCGCCTACTGA
- a CDS encoding SCO family protein: MRRRKLLLSALGAATALGLTLTACGSGDGDKAVAEVSGGTAAKPIVTLDSPSEKPDLTLTDTDGKSYDLLEKTKGHPTLIYFGYTNCPDVCPTTMANIAVAVKQLPQAERDDLRVVFVTSDPERDTPAQLKKWLGGINKDFIGLTGPFNKIQQAARGVNIGIEAPVKKKNGDVVSTHGAQVLLSSPKDDKIHWMGMQEATSDNYTAALPKIIKGQNP, translated from the coding sequence ATGCGTAGAAGAAAACTGCTGCTGTCCGCCCTGGGGGCGGCGACCGCCCTCGGCCTCACCCTGACCGCCTGCGGCAGCGGCGACGGCGACAAGGCCGTCGCCGAGGTCTCCGGCGGGACGGCGGCCAAGCCGATCGTCACCCTCGACAGCCCGTCGGAGAAGCCGGACCTCACCCTGACCGACACCGACGGCAAGTCCTACGACCTGCTGGAGAAGACCAAGGGCCACCCGACCCTGATCTACTTCGGCTACACCAACTGCCCGGACGTCTGCCCGACGACGATGGCCAACATCGCGGTGGCCGTGAAGCAGTTGCCGCAGGCCGAACGCGACGACCTGCGGGTGGTCTTCGTGACCTCCGACCCCGAGCGCGACACGCCGGCCCAGCTCAAGAAGTGGCTCGGCGGCATCAACAAGGACTTCATCGGGCTCACCGGCCCGTTCAACAAGATCCAGCAGGCCGCCCGGGGCGTGAACATCGGCATCGAGGCCCCGGTCAAGAAGAAGAACGGCGACGTGGTCTCCACCCACGGCGCCCAGGTCCTGCTGAGCTCCCCCAAGGACGACAAGATCCACTGGATGGGGATGCAGGAGGCCACCTCCGACAACTACACCGCCGCACTTCCGAAGATCATCAAGGGACAGAACCCGTGA